Proteins co-encoded in one Methylobacterium sp. WL1 genomic window:
- the rpsP gene encoding 30S ribosomal protein S16 — translation MALKIRLTRGGAKKRPYYRIVVADARAPRDGRFIDKVGAYDPMKAKDDPARIQLDAEKIQGWLAKGAQPTDRVLRFLDQAGLAKRPTRNNPQKAEPGEKAKERATKRAEKAAAPAEDAAA, via the coding sequence ATGGCCCTGAAGATCCGTCTCACGCGCGGTGGCGCCAAGAAGCGTCCGTACTACCGCATCGTCGTCGCCGACGCCCGCGCCCCCCGCGATGGCCGCTTCATCGACAAGGTCGGCGCCTACGACCCGATGAAGGCCAAGGACGATCCGGCCCGGATCCAGCTCGACGCCGAGAAGATCCAGGGCTGGCTCGCCAAGGGCGCGCAGCCGACCGACCGGGTCCTGCGCTTCCTCGACCAGGCCGGCCTCGCCAAGCGCCCGACGCGCAACAACCCGCAGAAGGCCGAGCCCGGCGAGAAGGCCAAGGAGCGCGCGACCAAGCGCGCCGAGAAGGCCGCCGCGCCCGCCGAGGACGCCGCGGCCTGA